One stretch of Streptomyces peucetius DNA includes these proteins:
- a CDS encoding NADAR family protein: protein MGIDELIKRTAEGQRVKYLHFWGHRARADGTVGAGCLSQWWPSPFEVDGVRYETAEHWMMASKARLFGDAEAERAALGARTPAEAKKAGRLVRGFDDAIWKRERFAVVRSGSVHKFGQDAALRDFLLTTGDRVLVEASPMDRIWGIGLAADDERAQDPARWRGLNLLGFALMEAREELRSRVSG, encoded by the coding sequence ATGGGGATCGACGAGCTGATCAAGCGGACGGCCGAGGGGCAGCGGGTGAAGTACCTGCACTTCTGGGGGCACCGGGCACGTGCGGACGGCACCGTCGGAGCGGGCTGCCTCAGTCAGTGGTGGCCGTCGCCGTTCGAGGTGGACGGCGTGCGGTACGAGACGGCGGAGCACTGGATGATGGCGTCCAAGGCCCGGCTGTTCGGCGACGCGGAAGCGGAGCGGGCGGCCCTGGGCGCGCGGACACCGGCGGAGGCCAAGAAGGCGGGGAGGCTGGTACGGGGCTTCGACGACGCCATATGGAAGCGCGAGCGGTTCGCCGTCGTGCGCTCGGGCAGTGTCCACAAGTTCGGACAGGACGCGGCGCTGCGCGACTTCCTGCTGACCACGGGGGACCGGGTGCTCGTCGAGGCCAGCCCCATGGACCGCATCTGGGGCATCGGGCTGGCCGCGGACGACGAGCGGGCGCAGGACCCCGCGCGCTGGCGCGGGCTCAACCTGCTGGGATTCGCGCTGATGGAGGCGCGCGAGGAACTACGGAGCAGGGTCAGCGGGTGA
- a CDS encoding DUF4190 domain-containing protein, with product MSDNQVQPPGGPQPNDPWAPPESGGAAGKVPMDKPAATPPPGVHDQPTVISMPGADDTGSVPPPPVAPGGPAPGQPAAGAYGYPAAPSLPQPPAAGAPGYGAPDPYGPGHPGYPGYGQAAAGWQQQPANGMGITAMVLGILSVCLFCLYGIVAIILGVLALIFGILGRKRAQRGEATNGGMALAGIILGVCGIVIGAVVIALIAWGITTAINEENKRDSYDYDYDSYSNHLVVDVTR from the coding sequence ATGTCCGACAATCAGGTCCAGCCGCCCGGGGGGCCCCAGCCGAACGACCCGTGGGCTCCGCCGGAGAGCGGCGGCGCAGCCGGCAAGGTGCCCATGGACAAGCCGGCGGCCACCCCGCCGCCCGGCGTGCACGACCAGCCGACGGTCATCTCGATGCCCGGCGCCGACGACACCGGCTCGGTGCCGCCGCCGCCCGTCGCACCCGGCGGCCCCGCGCCCGGCCAACCCGCCGCAGGAGCCTACGGATACCCGGCCGCCCCGAGCCTGCCGCAGCCCCCGGCCGCCGGCGCCCCGGGATACGGCGCGCCCGACCCGTACGGTCCCGGCCACCCGGGCTACCCGGGATACGGCCAGGCGGCCGCCGGGTGGCAGCAGCAGCCGGCCAACGGCATGGGCATCACGGCGATGGTGCTCGGCATCCTGTCCGTCTGCCTCTTCTGTCTGTACGGCATCGTCGCCATCATCCTCGGCGTCCTCGCGCTGATCTTCGGCATCCTGGGCCGCAAGCGTGCCCAGCGGGGCGAGGCCACCAACGGCGGCATGGCCCTGGCGGGCATCATCCTCGGCGTGTGCGGCATCGTCATCGGGGCCGTCGTCATCGCGTTGATCGCCTGGGGCATCACCACGGCGATCAACGAGGAGAACAAGCGGGACAGCTACGACTACGACTACGACAGCTACTCGAACCACCTGGTCGTCGACGTCACCCGCTGA
- a CDS encoding spermidine/putrescine ABC transporter substrate-binding protein produces MEQYETERLSAAQLAAMRRSLTSGRGALSRRSLLRASGAGVFAVGGAGILSGCGIPPAKREGGAADSDDHSDKEKQVNFSNWTEYMDTSEDGKSRPTLEAFTRRTGIKVKYTEDINDNVEFFGKIQPQLAAGQDTGRDLINVTDWLAARIIRLGWAQKLDPSLLPHAYANLSSQFRTVDWDPGRAYSYPWTGIPCVVAYNAKATRGRKVDSVTQLLDDPTLKGRVGFLTEMRDTIGMTLLDMGKDPGTFTDADFDAAVGRLQKGVDKNQIRRFTGNDYTADLAKGDIAACLAWAGDVIQLQADNPDIKYAIPAAGYVTATDNLLVPAQARHRKNATRLIDYYYELPVAAQLAAYINYVCPVAGVGAELAKIDPELATNPLIIPDEAMAAKSHSFRSLSSAEETAYEEKFAKLIGA; encoded by the coding sequence ATGGAGCAGTACGAGACCGAGCGCCTCTCAGCGGCCCAGCTGGCGGCCATGCGGCGCAGCCTGACCAGCGGACGGGGGGCCCTCTCCCGCCGTTCGCTGCTGCGCGCCTCCGGCGCCGGCGTGTTCGCCGTCGGCGGCGCCGGAATCCTCAGCGGCTGCGGCATCCCGCCCGCCAAGCGGGAAGGCGGAGCAGCGGACTCCGACGACCACTCGGACAAGGAGAAACAGGTCAACTTCTCCAACTGGACCGAGTACATGGACACCAGCGAGGACGGGAAGAGCCGCCCCACCCTCGAGGCGTTCACCAGGCGCACCGGGATCAAGGTCAAGTACACCGAGGACATCAATGACAACGTCGAGTTCTTCGGCAAGATCCAGCCGCAGCTCGCGGCCGGCCAGGACACCGGCCGCGACCTGATCAACGTCACCGACTGGCTGGCCGCCCGGATCATCCGGCTCGGATGGGCGCAGAAGCTCGACCCCTCGCTGCTGCCGCACGCCTACGCCAACCTCTCCTCCCAGTTCCGCACCGTGGACTGGGACCCGGGCCGGGCCTACTCGTACCCGTGGACCGGCATCCCCTGCGTCGTCGCCTACAACGCCAAGGCGACCCGCGGACGCAAGGTCGACTCGGTCACCCAGCTGCTCGACGACCCGACGCTCAAGGGCCGGGTCGGTTTCCTCACCGAGATGCGCGACACGATCGGCATGACCCTGCTCGACATGGGCAAGGACCCCGGCACCTTCACCGACGCCGACTTCGACGCCGCCGTCGGCCGGCTCCAGAAAGGTGTCGACAAGAACCAGATCCGCCGCTTCACCGGCAACGACTACACCGCGGACCTGGCCAAGGGCGACATCGCCGCCTGTCTCGCCTGGGCCGGTGACGTCATCCAGCTCCAGGCCGACAACCCGGACATCAAGTACGCCATCCCCGCCGCCGGTTATGTCACGGCCACCGACAACCTGCTGGTCCCGGCGCAGGCCAGGCACCGCAAGAACGCCACCCGGCTGATCGACTACTACTACGAGCTCCCGGTCGCCGCACAGCTCGCCGCGTACATCAACTATGTGTGCCCGGTCGCCGGAGTCGGCGCCGAACTCGCCAAGATCGACCCCGAGCTGGCCACGAATCCGCTGATCATTCCGGACGAGGCCATGGCCGCCAAGTCCCACTCGTTCCGCTCCCTCTCCTCCGCGGAGGAGACGGCGTACGAGGAGAAGTTCGCCAAGCTCATCGGCGCCTGA
- a CDS encoding gamma-aminobutyraldehyde dehydrogenase codes for MGNRYRTQDRFAAGAQYIAGTLRSGTSGRTQDIVDPATGETVHTYELAGTADVDAAVAAARDALPGWAGATPAERSDALHRFAGVLADQAEEFAGAESLQCGKPVRLSTEFDVPGTVDNTAFFAGAARHLQGQSAGEYSGDHTSYVRREPIGTVGSIAPWNYPLQMAAWKVLPAVAAGNTIVLKPAEITPLTSLMFAQAATEAGIPDGVVNIVSGAGRDAGEHLVGHPDIAMTSFTGSTAVGKRVARIATDTVKRLHLELGGKAPFVVFDDADLDAAAHGAVAGSLINTGQDCTAATRAYVQRPLYDAFVAAVADLMATVRLGDPFDPGTDLGPLVSHAQRDRVAAFVDRARAYATVVTGGEAPQGDLKNGAFYRPTLVTGAAQDSEIVQSEIFGPVLVVLPFDTDDEGIALANDTPYGLAASAWTRDVYRAGRATREIRAGCVWVNDHIPILSEMPHGGYRASGFGKDMSAYSFEEYTQVKHVMYDNTAVVRKDWHRTIFQGR; via the coding sequence ATGGGCAACCGCTACCGGACGCAGGACCGCTTCGCGGCCGGCGCGCAGTACATCGCAGGCACACTGCGATCCGGCACCTCGGGACGCACACAGGACATCGTCGACCCGGCCACGGGCGAGACGGTCCACACCTACGAACTTGCCGGCACCGCCGACGTGGACGCGGCCGTCGCCGCCGCCCGGGACGCCCTGCCCGGCTGGGCAGGAGCCACCCCGGCAGAGCGCTCCGACGCGCTGCACCGGTTCGCGGGAGTCCTCGCCGACCAGGCGGAGGAGTTCGCAGGCGCGGAATCGCTGCAGTGCGGCAAGCCCGTCAGACTGAGTACGGAGTTCGACGTCCCCGGCACCGTCGACAACACCGCCTTCTTCGCCGGCGCGGCCCGCCACCTCCAGGGGCAGTCCGCCGGCGAGTACAGCGGTGACCACACCTCGTACGTACGCCGCGAGCCGATCGGCACGGTCGGTTCCATCGCCCCGTGGAACTACCCGCTGCAGATGGCCGCGTGGAAGGTCCTGCCGGCCGTCGCCGCGGGCAACACCATCGTTCTCAAGCCCGCCGAGATCACCCCGCTCACCTCGCTGATGTTCGCCCAGGCGGCCACCGAGGCAGGCATCCCCGACGGCGTCGTCAACATCGTCAGCGGTGCCGGCAGGGACGCCGGGGAGCACCTCGTCGGCCACCCGGACATCGCCATGACCTCCTTCACCGGCTCGACCGCCGTCGGCAAACGCGTCGCACGCATCGCCACCGACACCGTCAAGCGCCTCCACCTCGAACTCGGCGGCAAAGCCCCCTTCGTGGTCTTCGACGACGCCGACCTCGACGCCGCCGCGCACGGGGCCGTCGCCGGGTCGCTCATCAACACCGGGCAGGACTGCACCGCCGCCACCCGCGCCTACGTCCAGCGGCCCCTGTACGACGCGTTCGTCGCCGCCGTCGCCGACCTGATGGCGACGGTCCGGCTCGGCGACCCCTTCGACCCGGGCACCGACCTCGGCCCGCTCGTCTCCCACGCGCAGCGCGACCGGGTCGCCGCCTTCGTCGACCGGGCCCGCGCCTACGCCACCGTCGTCACCGGCGGCGAAGCCCCCCAGGGCGACCTGAAGAACGGTGCCTTCTACCGGCCCACCCTCGTCACCGGCGCCGCCCAGGACAGCGAGATCGTGCAGTCCGAGATCTTCGGACCCGTCCTTGTGGTACTGCCCTTCGACACCGACGACGAGGGCATCGCGCTGGCCAACGACACTCCGTACGGGCTGGCCGCGTCCGCCTGGACCCGGGACGTCTACCGTGCCGGTCGTGCCACCCGGGAGATCAGGGCGGGCTGCGTGTGGGTCAACGACCACATCCCGATCCTCAGCGAGATGCCGCACGGCGGATACCGGGCCAGTGGCTTCGGAAAGGACATGTCGGCGTACTCCTTCGAGGAGTACACGCAGGTCAAGCATGTGATGTACGACAACACCGCCGTCGTCCGCAAGGACTGGCACCGCACGATCTTCCAAGGCCGATAG